The segment TTGGCTAGTTACTGCATCGTTCCGGCTAGTAAGCGATATATTTTGACTAGTAACGCAAAAAGAGTGGCGCGTTTCGATAGGAGAATGGCGAGTATTGCGAAAAATTTGGCGAGAAAAAGGAAAAGCCGTGCCAAAAATCCCTATTGAAATTGGGTTTCCGGCACAGCTATTTGTACTAATAAATAAATTAAACTAACTCCAACCATGTAACTAATTCTACATGTGTCGTATGTGGGAATAAGTCGACAGGTTGTACGGTTTTAAGTACGTAACCAAATGGCAGTAATTCCGTTACATCTTTCGCGAATGTATCTGGATTACAAGATACGTAAACAATTCGTTTCGGTTTCGAACGGCCGATACGGCGCATCACTTTTCCGCCAGCTCCAGAACGTGGTGGATCAATCAATAGTATGTCAGCGAATCCGAACTGCTCTTGCATTTCCGCTAATCCATTACGTGCATCACGCGCAAGGAATATTGTATTATGCAAATCATTATCGATGGCATTGCGTTTTGCCGATTCAATCGATGTTTCGACAATTTCGATTCCTGCTAATTCTTTCACGCGCGCAGCAAATGGTAATGAGAACGTGCCGACACCGCAAAACAGGTCAATCATTTTCTCATCTTCCTTTGGTTTACCCATTTCTAGTGCAAGCTCAACAAGTTTTTGTGCTTGTTTTGGATTCGTTTGGAAAAATGTATCAAACCAAAGACGATAGCGATACCCCGCCATTTCATCATAAATGAAATCACGCCCCGCTAGTAAATGTGTATCCTCGGATTGTGTTCGATCTGCCCAGTCTGTGTTGACAAGCCAAAGAAGACTTTTCACATTTGGTAATTTCTTCGTAATGCGCTCAACAAGATTTTCAACAGCCGCTGCTAACTCTCCGTCCGGCGTTTGTGTCGCAAATAATGCCAGCATCATTTCGCCAGTTACAAACGATTCACGCACCATTAAATGACGCAGAAGCCCTTCATGTTTATCTTTGTTATAGCCTTTCAATCCGAATTCTTTTACCCATTGGCCGACTTCTAGCATGCCATCAACCATATTTTGACCAGCGATTAAACATGTTTCTAATGGAACGATTTTGCGGAAGTTTCCTTGTTCATGCTGTCCCATTTCCCCCTCAGGTGAAAACGTGAACTCCATCTTATTACGATAGTTCCAAGGATTGTCTGCACCGATCGTGTCTAGCACTAGCCCAGAATCTAACCCTTCACTTTCCAATGCGTTTTTCACTTGCTCCGTTTTATGCTTCAATTGACCTTCATACGTCCAGTGCTGCCACACACAACCGCCGCAAAGTTCAAAATGTGGACAAGGAGCTTCTGTTCGCTCAGGACTTGCTACTAAAATTTCTCCTGCCTCTACTTTTCGTCTTTTCTTATCAGGATCATCAACGACAACTTTCACAGACTCCCCTTTAAGTGTCTGCGGAATCGTTAACTTTAGCTTTCTAGGATTAAAACCTCTATCACTTTCACGCCAAATTACTGCTTGTCCATTCCCTCTATCATCTAAATGGTCAATTGTCGCAATAAGCGTTTCTTCTTTTATATTAGTCAAGGAATATTTCCCCTTTCAATAGTAATTTCATGTATTGAAGGCTGATTTCCACAATGCTTGTGTACCTCTTCAAAACAGATAGCCATTGTCATTATAACGAATATGAGCCCGAATGAACATTAACTTCTAACAAACTTCGCAATTTGCACTTTGGTGGTAGGGAATCACACACAATTATTTCGTGTAGCAAGCAAAATGTATTGATCTTATGCATAGTTACAAGGCTAACTATTACCTACATCGTTTCCCTTTAAAATCTCCAAGCGCATATTTCGGTAAAGACTCCGAAAATACCAACTTAATATTCTTATGTTCGATACAGTCGAGCCTCTTTTTAGAAGAGTATATATACATCTAACAATATAAAATGATAATTTATTTTGGCAAACTAAACTATTATACGAGTTTTATTCGAAGCTCTTTCATAACTTATGAAGACGAAAGGAGGGATAAATATGGGCAATTATGTATTACCAACTGGCGTACTGGAAAAAGCACCTCGAGCTGTTAGTGCTGTCATTAATCTAGTTAATTTAGTTCGTAAAGCTCAGGATGTTGAGGTCGAAGTTTGGGACTTGTCTTCTTTTTCTAATCCTGTAAAACTCCCTGTTCTTACAGGTAACAATATACCTGTAATATTTCCTTATCGACTTCCCCCTGTAACCTTTGCAGAAATGTACGCAAGTTTAACAGGTGTTTTATTTTATGAAATCCGAATTATTCATCTGAAGGCTAGAAGGATCATTGCGAATTGTTTTGGAAGGAGTATTACTTCGGTAGCCCAAGAAGGAAATACGGTGCTCGATCAACAACTAATCAAAATTGATTTGAATTGCAGTTGTTAGTTTGCGTAAAGCTTGAATAAGTTTAAACAACGAAGACCGACTATTACTGCTAGTCGGTCTTTTAAACGCTTATCACGTGTCCATCGAAATATAGTCCCATTCTTCATCGCGATGCCCGATTATCCAAAACAATCCTCTACGTCTTTCCATAACGACACTTTCATTTAAACTTGCTGGCGCTTCTTGTTCTTGTATGCGACTATTTACGCAAGCCCAGTGTAGTCGATAAATTTTATCCGCCTCATCCAAAATTACCTCTATGTTACGCATCGTCGTTTCACCATAAAATTGTTCGAACGACTCGCAGCTTGAAACAACTTGAATGGCATATTCACAGTCACAAATATCATCTGGAAAATCAAGTGTATCGACAAGCCCTAACGCCCAAATAAGCACCCAGTATGCTTCATATTGCCAAGATATATTACCCGCTTCTTGCTTATTTGGATTTTCCGATTGCAAAAAGTTCCGTTCATTATCCGTTAAGTATTTTTCCACACCAAATTTATTGAGCATGCCTGTAAAGAAATCCCTCGATTCATGAATATCACTGTCTTGTGCAACATCGCAAGCATATTGAATAATAATTAATAATGCGACTGCTCTTTTTGCGATTTGTTCCTGTGTTTTAAACGAATAATGTGCTAACGGTAGCAGCTGAGGAAGCCCTTGATTAAATGGAATTCCATGTTCATTTAAATACATAATCGTGTTGTTCTTTCTTCGTTCCCCTTCTTCCGTTATGACTTCAGGTCCCATTATCTTTCTAGTGCACGCATGAGGTCTAAATTGAGCA is part of the Solibacillus sp. FSL K6-1523 genome and harbors:
- the rlmD gene encoding 23S rRNA (uracil(1939)-C(5))-methyltransferase RlmD, with the translated sequence MTNIKEETLIATIDHLDDRGNGQAVIWRESDRGFNPRKLKLTIPQTLKGESVKVVVDDPDKKRRKVEAGEILVASPERTEAPCPHFELCGGCVWQHWTYEGQLKHKTEQVKNALESEGLDSGLVLDTIGADNPWNYRNKMEFTFSPEGEMGQHEQGNFRKIVPLETCLIAGQNMVDGMLEVGQWVKEFGLKGYNKDKHEGLLRHLMVRESFVTGEMMLALFATQTPDGELAAAVENLVERITKKLPNVKSLLWLVNTDWADRTQSEDTHLLAGRDFIYDEMAGYRYRLWFDTFFQTNPKQAQKLVELALEMGKPKEDEKMIDLFCGVGTFSLPFAARVKELAGIEIVETSIESAKRNAIDNDLHNTIFLARDARNGLAEMQEQFGFADILLIDPPRSGAGGKVMRRIGRSKPKRIVYVSCNPDTFAKDVTELLPFGYVLKTVQPVDLFPHTTHVELVTWLELV
- a CDS encoding DUF4272 domain-containing protein, translated to MKYFTIYASLNDIDDIGNNILHVFAKDFRIKQNENDYKIQSKKLFNKEKMIIRVSSEDSDPSYFEKNIPGMMGFYDEIPFEDEQLKELVLTQISVLNTMIAIEVEKDIEEELLQLFTNLLAQIGGIGFLPNGILLDQEGLVIVYPDGKSGPAQFRPHACTRKIMGPEVITEEGERRKNNTIMYLNEHGIPFNQGLPQLLPLAHYSFKTQEQIAKRAVALLIIIQYACDVAQDSDIHESRDFFTGMLNKFGVEKYLTDNERNFLQSENPNKQEAGNISWQYEAYWVLIWALGLVDTLDFPDDICDCEYAIQVVSSCESFEQFYGETTMRNIEVILDEADKIYRLHWACVNSRIQEQEAPASLNESVVMERRRGLFWIIGHRDEEWDYISMDT